The following proteins come from a genomic window of Amaranthus tricolor cultivar Red isolate AtriRed21 chromosome 14, ASM2621246v1, whole genome shotgun sequence:
- the LOC130800534 gene encoding RHOMBOID-like protein 2, translating to MASRDLEKNRDGNYNNYSNYPPQSSSSIYHLHSSERQWTSWLVPVIVVANIAMFVIVMFINNCPKNHFGFDTCVARFLGRFSFQPLRENPLLGPSSNTLMNLGALKWEKLVQHHQGWRLITCIWLHAGVIHLLVNMLSLVFIGIRLEQQFGFVRIGILYLISGVGGSVLSALFLQKSISVGASGALFGLLGAMLSELLTNWTIYANKAAALFTLLVMIAINLAVGILPHVDNFAHIGGFISGFLLGFVLLIRPRFGWLERHQLPEHARVKSKYTPFQIIFFFVAAVALIAGFTIGLVMLFQGKNGNDHCKWCHYLSCVPTSKWECGN from the exons atggcGAGCAGAGATCTTGAAAAGAATAGAGATGGCAACTACAATAATTACTCTAATTACCCACCTCAATCTTCTTCATCTATCTATCATCTTCATTCCTCTGAAAGACAATGGACTTCTTGGTTGGTTCCCGTGATCGTTGTTGCTAATATTGCtatgtttgttattgttatgttCATCAATAATTGCCCTAAAAATCACTTTGGTTTTGATACTTGTGTTGCTCGTTTTCTTGGTCGATTCTCTTTTCAACCTCTCAGAGAAAACCCTCTTCTTGGTCCTTCTTCTAACAC ATTAATGAATCTGGGAGCTCTTAAGTGGGAGAAGTTAGTTCAACATCATCAAGGATGGAGACTTATTACTTGCATCTGGTTGCATGCTGGTGTAATCCATCTCCTCGTGAACATGTTGAGCTTGGTTTTCATTGGTATTCGCCTTGAACAACAATTTGGATTCG TGCGAATTGGAATACTCTACTTAATTTCAGGAGTTGGTGGATCTGTACTATCTGCACTTTTCCTTCAAAAGAGTATATCTGTGGGTGCCTCTGGTGCCTTGTTTGGACTGCTTGGTGCAATGCTTTCCGAGCTTCTTACTAATTGGACAATCTACGCGAACAAG GCTGCTGCTCTCTTTACACTTTTGGTCATGATTGCTATCAACTTGGCTGTCGGAATTCTTCCTCATGTTGATAATTTTGCGCACATTGGAGGGTTTATATCCGGATTTCTTCTTGGATTTGTGTTGCTCATACGTCCTCGTTTTGGATGGCTTGAGCGTCACCAACTGCCAGAACATGCGCGTGTGAAATCCAAATACACGCCATTCcagattatttttttctttgttgctGCCGTGGCATTGATAGCTGG ATTTACTATTGGATTAGTAATGCTTTTCCAAGGGAAGAACGGGAACGACCACTGCAAATGGTGCCATTACCTAAGCTGTGTGCCAACGTCAAAGTGGGAATGCGGAAACTGA
- the LOC130800535 gene encoding DEAD-box ATP-dependent RNA helicase 47A gives MPTIVSSRLLFLIGESSPFGRLFNVSRNACYHRNVRFLSRFSHDDGPLTLASLGFRNRAETSKKSEVDGLGLLNSANEVSKKKTKLVRVKEPVRKKAIEIEGAPLSAQSFPELGLPALLLKRLEEEGFTIPTDVQSTAVPTILKGHDVVIQSYTGSGKTLAYLLPILSEVGPLKNHSSAEQESGKKGDVEVVIVAPSRELGMQIVREVEKLLGPADKRMVQQLVGGANRSRQEEALKKNKPVIVVGTPGRIAEISAAGKLRTHGCRFLVLDEVDELLAFNFREDMHRILEHVGRRSGAASQSGNGTLVQKNGRQTILVSATVPFSVVRAARSWGRDPVLVRAKSVSALESVSTLSPVTNSSSDSNSSSQVVSESLPPLLKHYYCTTRLQHKVDTLRRCVHALDAKSVIVFMNQNRQLKDTVYKLEARGINAAELHGDLSKLARSTVLKKFKNGDLRILVTNELAARGLDVAECDLVVNLDLPTDSIHYAHRAGRTGRLGRKGNVVSICEQHEVFVVKKLQKQLGVTIQPCEFVEGKLVEEEQENV, from the coding sequence atgcCGACAATAGTTTCATCACGTTTGCTTTTTCTTATTGGAGAATCCTCACCATTTGGGAGATTGTTCAATGTTTCCAGGAACGCTTGTTACCACAGAAATGTACGTTTTCTGAGTAGGTTCAGCCATGATGATGGCCCTCTCACCCTTGCTAGCCTTGGGTTTAGAAATAGAGCTGAAACAAGTAAAAAGAGCGAAGTTGATGGACTTGGCCTCCTGAATTCTGCAAATGAAGTGtctaaaaagaaaacaaagttgGTACGTGTTAAGGAGCCAGTAAGAAAGAAGGCAATTGAGATAGAGGGGGCTCCACTCTCTGCTCAGTCATTTCCTGAACTTGGGCTTCCTGCGTTGTTGTTAAAGAGATTAGAAGAGGAAGGTTTTACCATTCCTACTGATGTCCAATCAACTGCTGTTCCAACAATTCTGAAAGGACATGATGTGGTGATTCAATCATATACTGGTTCTGGGAAAACTCTTGCATATCTACTTCCGATCCTCTCTGAAGTGGGCCCTCTGAAGAACCATTCTTCTGCTGAACAGGAATCTGGAAAGAAGGGCGATGTAGAAGTAGTCATTGTGGCTCCTTCTCGAGAATTGGGGATGCAAATTGTGAGGGAGGTTGAGAAACTCTTGGGACCTGCTGACAAGAGAATGGTTCAGCAACTGGTAGGAGGTGCTAATAGATCAAGGCAAGAGGAAGCACttaagaaaaacaaaccagTCATTGTAGTTGGCACTCCTGGGCGCATAGCTGAGATTAGTGCAGCCGGAAAGCTTCGTACGCATGGTTGTCGGTTTCTAGTATTAGACGAAGTAGATGAGCTTCTTGCATTCAACTTCCGCGAAGATATGCATAGGATTTTGGAACACGTTGGGAGGAGATCAGGAGCTGCTTCTCAATCTGGGAATGGTACTCTTGTCCAGAAAAACGGACGCCAGACCATTCTAGTGTCTGCAACAGTGCCATTTTCAGTTGTAAGAGCAGCTAGGAGCTGGGGGAGAGACCCAGTTCTTGTCAGAGCCAAAAGTGTTAGTGCACTTGAATCTGTCTCGACACTGAGTCCCGTAACTAATTCTTCATCAGATTCGAATTCCTCATCTCAAGTAGTTTCGGAGAGCCTACCTCCACTTTTGAAGCACTATTACTGCACTACCAGGTTGCAACACAAGGTTGACACATTAAGGAGATGTGTTCATGCTCTTGATGCCAAGTCAGTCATAGTATTTATGAACCAGAATAGACAGCTAAAGGACACTGTTTACAAGTTGGAAGCTCGGGGAATCAATGCTGCAGAACTACACGGGGATCTTAGCAAGCTTGCTCGATCTACTGTgctaaagaaattcaaaaatgGGGATTTAAGAATACTGGTCACAAATGAACTGGCTGCTAGAGGTTTAGACGTTGCAGAATGTGATCTTGTAGTCAATCTCGACTTACCCACAGATTCCATTCACTATGCGCATCGTGCAGGAAGAACTGGACGCCTTGGTAGGAAGGGTAATGTAGTAAGCATATGTGAACAGCACGAAGTCTTCGTGGTGAAGAAACTGCAGAAGCAGTTGGGTGTAACGATACAACCCTGTGAGTTTGTTGAAGGTAAACTTGTCGAGGAAGAGCAGGAGAACGTCTGA